From Endozoicomonas sp. 8E, the proteins below share one genomic window:
- a CDS encoding TIGR00645 family protein produces the protein MEKLFEKLLYSARWLLAPIYIGLSLVLIALLIEFFQSVTYLLLNVSKMNETEVTLKVLTLVDLALVGGLIVMVMYAGYENFVSKIDLDESSEKLSWLGKMDTSSLKAKVAASIVAISSIHLLKMFMNTGNIPNDKLMWGALIHLTFVASAFFMGLLDLLLYRKEKDINASL, from the coding sequence ATGGAAAAACTGTTTGAAAAGCTGCTCTATTCTGCCCGTTGGCTTCTTGCGCCAATTTATATCGGCTTGAGTCTTGTCCTGATCGCTTTGTTGATTGAGTTTTTTCAGAGTGTTACTTACCTGCTGCTCAACGTTTCTAAAATGAATGAGACGGAGGTAACACTCAAGGTGCTTACGCTGGTTGATTTGGCTCTGGTTGGGGGCTTGATCGTTATGGTTATGTATGCCGGCTATGAAAATTTTGTCTCTAAAATAGACTTGGATGAGAGTTCTGAGAAGCTTAGTTGGCTTGGTAAAATGGATACAAGCTCACTTAAGGCCAAGGTTGCTGCTTCCATTGTGGCCATCTCCTCAATCCACCTGCTCAAAATGTTTATGAATACGGGTAATATCCCAAATGACAAGTTGATGTGGGGGGCGCTGATACACCTGACCTTTGTTGCCTCAGCGTTCTTTATGGGCCTGCTCGATCTGCTGCTATACAGAAAAGAGAAAGACATTAATGCCTCGCTTTAA
- the argC gene encoding N-acetyl-gamma-glutamyl-phosphate reductase, whose amino-acid sequence MIKAGIVGGTGYTGAELLRLLAVHPDIEVTVITSRKEAGKPVSELYPGLRGKMDIVYSQPDDDALATCDIVFFATPNGIAMNSVPKLLDKGVKVVDLAADFRLANAADWRQWYGVDHACPELLTEAVYGLPEMNRESIKAAQLVANPGCYPTAAQLGLLPLMENGLVEGDVIIDAKSGVSGAGREAKVASLLCEVSESFKAYGVSGHRHLPEIRQGIGRMREQGYRGELVFVPHLVPMIRGIHATSYVSVKDHSIDLQALYENKFSHEPFVDVLPAGSHPETRSVKSCNQCRISVHRPQGGDTVVILSVIDNLVKGAAGQAIQNMNIMCGLNEKAGLDAPALMP is encoded by the coding sequence ATGATCAAGGCAGGCATTGTTGGTGGTACCGGCTATACCGGAGCGGAGTTGCTGCGTCTTCTGGCGGTCCATCCCGACATTGAAGTAACGGTGATTACTTCAAGAAAAGAGGCAGGCAAACCCGTCAGTGAGCTATATCCGGGGCTAAGAGGCAAGATGGATATTGTTTATTCTCAGCCAGACGACGATGCCCTGGCCACCTGTGATATTGTTTTCTTCGCTACGCCCAACGGAATTGCCATGAATTCCGTGCCCAAGCTGTTGGACAAAGGTGTGAAAGTCGTGGATCTGGCTGCTGATTTTCGTCTGGCCAATGCAGCTGACTGGAGGCAATGGTACGGTGTTGATCATGCCTGTCCCGAACTGCTGACAGAAGCGGTCTATGGTTTGCCAGAAATGAATCGGGAGTCCATTAAAGCTGCGCAGCTGGTGGCTAATCCGGGGTGTTATCCGACAGCTGCACAGCTGGGTCTGTTGCCTTTGATGGAAAATGGTCTGGTAGAAGGAGATGTCATTATAGATGCCAAGTCTGGAGTCAGCGGCGCTGGTCGTGAAGCCAAAGTGGCCAGTTTGTTGTGCGAAGTTTCCGAGTCATTCAAGGCATATGGTGTGTCAGGCCACAGACACCTGCCAGAAATCAGACAGGGAATAGGCCGAATGAGGGAGCAGGGTTACAGGGGGGAGCTGGTATTTGTGCCTCACCTTGTACCCATGATCAGGGGGATTCATGCAACGTCGTACGTTTCGGTAAAAGATCATTCCATTGATCTTCAGGCGCTTTATGAAAACAAGTTCAGTCATGAACCTTTTGTTGATGTTTTGCCTGCAGGCAGTCATCCGGAAACCCGTTCAGTCAAATCCTGTAATCAATGTCGTATTTCCGTTCATCGTCCACAGGGTGGCGATACCGTAGTGATTCTGTCGGTAATAGATAACCTGGTGAAGGGAGCGGCAGGGCAGGCTATTCAGAACATGAATATCATGTGTGGACTGAATGAAAAAGCAGGCCTTGATGCGCCTGCTTTGATGCCTTGA
- the hemJ gene encoding protoporphyrinogen oxidase HemJ, producing the protein MLWVKAFHIIAMVCWFAALFYLPRLFVYHAMSEDQVSNERFKIMERKLYRGIALPSMIATLVLGIWLLRFNPSYYMSSGWMHAKLALVVLLVGYHHMCGAFLKKFANDTNTKSDKFYRIFNEVPVLFLVAIVILVVVRPF; encoded by the coding sequence ATGCTCTGGGTTAAAGCCTTTCATATTATCGCCATGGTCTGTTGGTTTGCAGCCCTTTTCTACCTGCCAAGGCTCTTTGTTTATCACGCCATGAGCGAAGATCAGGTCAGTAATGAACGATTCAAGATCATGGAGCGCAAGCTGTACCGTGGGATTGCCCTGCCGTCCATGATCGCCACTCTGGTGCTGGGTATCTGGTTACTCCGTTTCAACCCGTCCTATTACATGAGCAGTGGCTGGATGCACGCCAAGCTGGCGCTGGTGGTTCTGCTGGTTGGCTATCACCACATGTGTGGGGCGTTCCTGAAAAAGTTTGCCAATGATACCAACACTAAGTCAGACAAATTCTACCGCATTTTTAATGAAGTGCCGGTTCTATTTCTGGTGGCTATTGTAATTCTGGTTGTTGTCCGTCCCTTCTGA
- a CDS encoding DUF805 domain-containing protein has protein sequence MKRKDYKVIFKGQILPGFSEAEVKNNLARLFNADAQRIDRLFSGKPYAVRKPVTRKEARQYEEAIRKAGGQCQIMTLDGSKTLPPNEESSSSIFAETPLSRTPRQNSNEPLRLIRRIGRTRYLAMSWLVVAIEAIAFLLPDYLPMLIGASLTIQQTVSMVLGIHSLAIMLTLSLVITRLHDMDRSGWLWLFLVIPVVNILLLFWLSIGPGTEGKNNYGEPPLPPANLTRALGIYLPISLMLIGVAGAYLYQEELVTWIQMLPEATSEWTGLEYPQ, from the coding sequence ATGAAGCGCAAAGATTATAAAGTCATATTTAAAGGGCAGATTCTTCCTGGCTTTTCCGAAGCTGAAGTCAAAAATAATCTGGCCCGTTTGTTCAATGCCGATGCACAGCGCATTGACCGCCTTTTTTCAGGCAAGCCCTATGCGGTTCGAAAGCCTGTCACCAGGAAAGAAGCCCGCCAATACGAAGAAGCCATTAGAAAGGCCGGCGGACAATGCCAGATTATGACCCTGGATGGCTCAAAAACATTGCCCCCTAATGAAGAAAGCAGCTCATCTATCTTTGCCGAGACCCCGCTGTCCAGAACACCCCGACAAAATAGTAATGAGCCATTGCGGCTGATAAGACGCATCGGACGAACCCGCTACCTGGCCATGAGTTGGCTGGTCGTAGCTATAGAAGCTATTGCCTTCCTGCTTCCTGATTATTTACCAATGCTGATCGGAGCATCCCTGACTATTCAACAGACTGTGTCAATGGTTCTGGGCATTCACAGCCTGGCAATCATGCTGACACTTTCTCTGGTCATTACCCGACTTCATGATATGGATCGAAGCGGCTGGCTATGGCTGTTTCTGGTCATTCCAGTTGTTAATATTCTCCTCCTTTTCTGGCTCAGTATCGGGCCGGGCACAGAAGGAAAAAACAACTATGGGGAGCCGCCGTTACCACCAGCCAATCTGACTCGTGCACTGGGCATTTATCTTCCCATCTCATTGATGCTTATTGGAGTCGCAGGCGCCTATCTCTATCAGGAAGAACTGGTAACCTGGATACAAATGCTGCCTGAAGCGACCTCGGAATGGACGGGCCTTGAGTATCCGCAATAA
- a CDS encoding acetate kinase, with amino-acid sequence MSTDSILVINCGSSSLKFAVINPTTEEEKINGIAERLDSSEAVLRWKVNGEKGSQALGLAAHEAALEALMGLLREEGLVEGISAIGHRVVHGGEKFSKSCLVTDEVLQAIEDGTKLAPLHSPANLAGIRAAQKIFPGLPNVVVFDTAFHQTMPAEAYLYPIPYSLYKEHGVRRYGFHGTSYRYVGQAAADMLGLDINDSNLVVAHLGNGASACAIKNGKSIDTTMGLTPLEGLVMGTRSGDVDPNLFNFLNKTLGYTLEEATDLLNKKSGLLGLSEMDSDCRVIEDAAAQGNERAQLTLDVFCHVLAEKVAGFAAAMGKIDALVFTGGIGENSSVIRKNVIERLSIFGFKVDNKLNDETFRGKSDVITEEGSTVAMVVTTNEELMISRDTQALIA; translated from the coding sequence ATGAGCACAGACAGCATTCTGGTCATCAACTGCGGCAGCTCATCCCTTAAATTCGCAGTGATCAACCCGACAACGGAAGAAGAGAAAATCAATGGCATCGCTGAACGCCTGGACAGCAGCGAAGCGGTTCTGCGCTGGAAGGTCAACGGCGAAAAAGGCTCTCAGGCACTCGGACTGGCTGCACACGAAGCAGCTTTGGAAGCACTCATGGGTCTCCTGCGCGAAGAGGGTCTGGTAGAAGGCATCTCCGCCATTGGTCACCGTGTTGTTCATGGTGGAGAGAAGTTCTCCAAGTCCTGCCTGGTGACAGATGAAGTTCTGCAAGCGATTGAAGACGGCACCAAGCTGGCTCCTCTGCATAGCCCAGCCAATCTGGCGGGTATTCGTGCCGCCCAGAAAATTTTCCCGGGCCTGCCCAATGTTGTTGTTTTTGACACTGCATTCCATCAGACCATGCCAGCCGAAGCTTACCTCTACCCGATTCCATACAGCCTGTACAAAGAACACGGCGTTCGTCGCTACGGCTTCCATGGAACCAGCTATCGCTACGTCGGTCAGGCTGCTGCCGATATGCTGGGTCTGGACATCAATGACAGCAATCTCGTGGTAGCTCATCTGGGTAACGGAGCCTCTGCCTGTGCAATCAAGAATGGTAAGTCCATTGATACCACTATGGGCCTGACACCTCTGGAAGGTCTGGTTATGGGTACCCGTTCCGGTGATGTTGACCCCAACCTGTTCAACTTCCTGAACAAAACTCTGGGCTACACCCTGGAGGAAGCCACCGACCTGCTTAATAAGAAGAGCGGTCTGCTGGGTCTGTCTGAAATGGACAGTGACTGTCGTGTTATTGAAGACGCTGCAGCTCAAGGCAATGAACGTGCACAACTGACTCTGGACGTTTTCTGCCACGTTCTGGCTGAAAAAGTAGCGGGTTTTGCTGCGGCCATGGGTAAGATTGATGCCCTGGTATTCACTGGCGGTATCGGAGAGAACTCCAGCGTCATTCGCAAGAACGTCATTGAACGCCTGAGCATTTTCGGTTTCAAGGTGGACAACAAGCTCAATGATGAAACTTTCCGGGGCAAGAGCGATGTTATTACCGAGGAAGGCTCAACGGTTGCAATGGTAGTGACCACCAACGAAGAGCTGATGATTTCCCGTGACACTCAGGCCCTGATCGCCTGA
- the pta gene encoding phosphate acetyltransferase yields MRTFFLAPTRYGVGLTSVSLGLVRALDTLGLRVKFFKPIAQLHTTDKGPERSTRLAQRIMDHEPPTPITTQRVENLLGDNKGDEIMEEIVALFDDASEGAEVVVVEGLVPTRDMPYANRLNSDMARTLNADIILVSEKGKDSLEDVADKLEIAADSFGGIKNPNVIGYILNKLDKELVEQLTEDQQFKPLPEFTRKSFLPLGYISYDPQLSSHRTLDIARHLGCEVINEGDIAQRRVNSYTLSARTPSNMIQYLKPGNLIITAGDRDDIVLATSMAASNGVPLPGLLLTSGIRMSNAVHELCAKAFSTGLPVLMTEDDSYTTATRLDRMSDELPLDDMERIEKVMNTIAENLNNSWFKQNCGSLTERRLSPPAFRYSLVQQAKAARKRIVLPEGDEPRTIQAAIICQERGIAECILLGNREVIEQVARDNGFDLPEGLIIMDPRSISQRYIEPMVELRKHKGLNAPMAEAQLEDTVVLGTMMLATDEVDGLVSGAVHTTANTIRPAFQLIKPKKDAGGLVSSIFFMLLPDQVLVYGDCAVNPNPDAEALANIAIQSADSAKAFGIEPRIAMISYSTGSSGIGADVERVRDATQLVREKRPDLVVDGPLQYDAASVESVAKSKAPDSDVAGRATVFVFPDLNTGNTTYKAVQRSANVISVGPMLQGLNKPVNDLSRGALVDDIVYTIALTAIQAAAEKA; encoded by the coding sequence ATGCGTACGTTTTTTCTGGCCCCAACCCGATATGGAGTCGGCCTGACTTCAGTCTCCCTGGGTCTGGTGCGGGCACTGGACACTCTGGGCCTGAGGGTAAAATTCTTTAAGCCCATTGCCCAGTTGCACACGACGGATAAAGGACCTGAGCGTTCTACACGACTGGCTCAGCGTATTATGGACCATGAGCCACCGACACCGATTACCACCCAAAGGGTTGAAAACCTGCTGGGGGACAATAAGGGTGATGAGATTATGGAAGAGATTGTCGCTCTGTTCGACGATGCTTCCGAAGGGGCTGAAGTGGTCGTGGTCGAAGGCCTGGTTCCTACCCGTGATATGCCTTATGCCAACCGCCTTAACAGCGATATGGCCAGAACACTGAACGCCGACATCATTCTGGTTTCAGAAAAAGGCAAGGACTCCCTGGAAGATGTTGCAGATAAACTGGAAATCGCTGCCGACAGTTTTGGTGGTATCAAAAACCCCAATGTCATCGGTTATATCCTGAACAAACTGGATAAAGAACTGGTTGAGCAACTGACTGAAGATCAACAATTCAAACCCTTGCCCGAGTTTACTCGCAAGAGCTTCTTGCCCCTGGGTTACATCAGCTATGATCCTCAGCTGAGTTCACACCGCACTCTGGACATCGCCCGCCATCTGGGTTGTGAAGTGATTAACGAAGGTGACATTGCCCAGCGTCGTGTTAATTCCTACACACTGAGTGCCAGAACTCCCAGTAACATGATCCAATACCTCAAGCCCGGTAATCTGATCATTACTGCCGGTGACCGTGATGATATTGTTCTGGCAACCTCTATGGCAGCCTCCAACGGTGTTCCCCTGCCCGGACTGCTACTCACCAGCGGCATCAGAATGTCAAATGCAGTTCATGAACTCTGTGCCAAAGCATTTTCTACCGGCCTGCCAGTCCTGATGACTGAAGATGATTCCTATACGACCGCTACCCGTCTGGATCGCATGAGTGACGAGTTGCCTCTGGACGACATGGAACGTATTGAAAAAGTGATGAACACCATCGCAGAGAATCTTAATAACAGTTGGTTCAAGCAGAACTGCGGAAGCCTGACAGAGCGTCGTCTGTCACCTCCTGCATTTCGCTACAGTCTGGTGCAACAGGCTAAAGCAGCTCGCAAACGCATTGTTCTACCAGAAGGTGACGAGCCAAGAACCATTCAGGCTGCCATCATCTGTCAGGAACGCGGCATTGCAGAGTGTATCCTGCTGGGAAACCGTGAAGTCATTGAACAGGTCGCTCGTGACAACGGTTTTGATCTGCCAGAAGGACTGATCATTATGGACCCCAGAAGTATCAGTCAGCGTTACATTGAGCCCATGGTTGAACTACGCAAGCATAAAGGTCTGAATGCACCTATGGCAGAAGCTCAGCTGGAAGATACCGTTGTTCTGGGTACCATGATGCTGGCTACCGACGAAGTGGATGGCCTGGTTTCCGGTGCTGTCCACACTACCGCCAACACCATCCGCCCGGCTTTCCAGCTGATCAAGCCGAAAAAAGACGCCGGTGGACTGGTATCTTCCATCTTCTTTATGTTGTTGCCTGATCAGGTTCTGGTATACGGTGACTGCGCCGTTAATCCAAATCCTGATGCAGAAGCTTTGGCTAACATTGCCATTCAGAGTGCCGACTCTGCCAAGGCCTTTGGCATTGAGCCGCGCATCGCAATGATCAGCTACTCTACAGGCTCTTCCGGTATCGGTGCAGATGTTGAGCGTGTTCGCGACGCTACCCAGCTGGTTCGTGAGAAGCGCCCTGATCTGGTAGTTGACGGTCCACTGCAGTATGACGCTGCGTCCGTGGAATCTGTTGCCAAGAGCAAGGCGCCCGATTCAGACGTTGCTGGTCGTGCAACTGTCTTCGTGTTCCCCGACCTCAATACGGGTAATACTACCTACAAAGCCGTACAGCGCAGCGCCAACGTCATCAGCGTAGGGCCAATGCTTCAGGGTCTGAACAAGCCGGTGAACGACCTGTCCCGCGGCGCTCTGGTGGACGATATTGTCTACACTATTGCCCTAACCGCCATTCAGGCTGCTGCCGAAAAAGCCTGA
- a CDS encoding GDCCVxC domain-containing (seleno)protein — translation MKLHLNTESTVTCNCCGHSETEIMPLDACVYLYECRSCKNLMTPQRGDCCIFCSRGSHPCPTSQKESRSYRVIPKQEQAAPEASHYETSQPMAG, via the coding sequence ATGAAACTTCATCTTAATACCGAGTCAACAGTCACCTGTAACTGCTGTGGCCATTCCGAAACTGAAATCATGCCACTGGATGCTTGCGTTTATCTGTATGAATGCAGAAGCTGCAAAAACCTGATGACTCCCCAGAGAGGGGACTGCTGTATCTTTTGTTCTCGTGGCTCTCACCCCTGCCCAACAAGCCAGAAAGAAAGCAGAAGCTATCGAGTAATCCCAAAGCAAGAACAGGCAGCTCCGGAAGCCTCACACTATGAGACGAGCCAACCGATGGCGGGATAA
- a CDS encoding OmpA family protein, translating to MLMQLKRMSLVVATAAIVAGCHTTNPYTGEKEVNKTTAYGGIGAVTGAVIGGLVGGGEGALEGAAIGAVAGAGYGYYTDRQEAALRKELQGTGVQVHRDGDNLKLIMPSNITFDTNKSAIKSSFYPVLGSVAKVVKEFDKNLVDIVGYTDSTGSNKINLPLSEDRARSVADYLIYQGVAGSRITYSGAGASDPIGNNSTMQGRALNRRVEINLIPDPKHQ from the coding sequence ATGTTAATGCAGCTGAAAAGAATGTCATTGGTCGTTGCCACCGCTGCGATCGTAGCGGGTTGTCATACGACCAATCCATACACCGGTGAGAAGGAAGTCAATAAAACCACAGCGTACGGTGGCATTGGTGCCGTTACCGGTGCTGTCATTGGCGGTTTGGTCGGTGGAGGCGAAGGGGCTCTGGAGGGCGCTGCGATTGGTGCTGTGGCCGGGGCTGGCTACGGTTATTACACGGACAGGCAGGAAGCAGCGCTCAGAAAAGAGCTGCAGGGAACCGGTGTTCAGGTTCACCGGGATGGAGATAACCTCAAGTTAATCATGCCCTCTAACATCACATTTGATACCAATAAGTCAGCGATCAAGTCCAGTTTTTATCCCGTTCTGGGTTCTGTTGCCAAGGTCGTCAAGGAGTTCGACAAGAATCTGGTTGACATAGTTGGCTATACCGACAGCACCGGGAGTAACAAAATTAACCTGCCTCTCTCCGAGGACCGGGCCAGGAGTGTGGCGGATTATCTGATATACCAAGGGGTTGCCGGATCTCGCATTACATACTCTGGTGCGGGTGCCTCAGATCCTATCGGCAATAACAGCACCATGCAGGGTCGTGCGCTGAACAGACGGGTAGAGATAAATTTGATACCAGATCCCAAACATCAGTAA
- a CDS encoding MBL fold metallo-hydrolase, translated as MTEQYPSLIKETFPVGPLQCNCTIIGDPITRKAIVIDPGGDPDVILAKLESHGLKSVALIHTHAHLDHFLASGEIKKKTGAPIHLHKEDKFLWDNLETQCRMFGVPYSPVPDPDFWLNDDQELPCCGGVAMHTPGHTPGSVCFHFVKENLLIAGDTLFRRSIGRTDLWGGDFKAIEKSIRDRLYTLDEETTVVTGHGPDTCIGEEIRENSIIRG; from the coding sequence ATGACCGAGCAATATCCATCACTGATCAAAGAAACATTTCCTGTGGGGCCTTTGCAGTGTAACTGCACCATCATCGGTGACCCCATTACCAGGAAAGCCATCGTCATCGACCCTGGTGGTGATCCTGATGTGATCCTTGCCAAGTTGGAGAGTCACGGACTAAAATCAGTAGCGTTGATTCATACTCATGCTCACTTGGATCACTTCCTGGCTAGCGGTGAAATCAAGAAAAAGACTGGTGCTCCCATTCATCTTCACAAAGAAGATAAGTTCCTCTGGGATAATCTCGAAACTCAGTGTCGTATGTTTGGTGTGCCCTATAGCCCTGTTCCAGATCCTGACTTCTGGCTGAATGATGATCAGGAGCTTCCTTGTTGTGGGGGGGTGGCGATGCATACTCCCGGACATACCCCTGGGTCAGTGTGTTTCCACTTTGTGAAAGAGAATCTGTTGATCGCCGGAGACACCCTGTTCCGCCGATCAATTGGTAGAACGGATCTTTGGGGTGGTGACTTCAAAGCAATTGAGAAGTCCATTCGTGATCGTCTGTACACTTTGGATGAGGAAACCACTGTAGTTACAGGTCATGGTCCGGATACCTGTATTGGCGAAGAAATCCGGGAAAACAGCATTATTCGCGGTTAG
- the bioA gene encoding adenosylmethionine--8-amino-7-oxononanoate transaminase, whose protein sequence is MASGSTVIEENGLKKNNELISNCNSFLEAIQCPVKFCEMGFRLAAFVELLQAVSLLFTASEYLKTLESILDRTITQSDLEFDARHIWHPYGTTPSQYELFAVESASGVRLRLSDGREVIDGMSSWWCTVHGYNHPVMNQAIKDQVDSMSHVMFGGLTHKPAIELSRRLVELTPEPIKTVFFADSGSVAVEVAIKMAMQYWQCRGEINKNKLLTFKGGYFGDTTGGMAVCDPDNGMHHLFTGILPEHHFVPRPGCGFDETFEDHHIETFRSELESLNHQVAAVIIEPIVQGAGGMHFYSPDFLRKVRALCDEHEVLLIHDEIATGFGRTGKMFACEHADVIPDIMCVGKALTGGYMTLSAVMCTEEVSKAICDSGPIMHGPTFMANPLACAAGVASMDILSSGEWGNQVANIEKKLWVGLSPCNELERVANVRVLGAIGVVELKEPVVMSEIQPRFPEQGVWVRPFGKLVYVMPPYVISDEDLGTLCRAICKVVESIR, encoded by the coding sequence TTGGCTTCTGGTTCTACTGTGATTGAAGAAAACGGGCTGAAGAAAAATAATGAGTTAATCAGCAATTGTAACTCATTTCTCGAGGCGATTCAGTGCCCGGTTAAATTCTGTGAAATGGGCTTTCGTCTGGCCGCTTTCGTTGAATTGTTGCAGGCTGTTAGCTTATTGTTCACAGCTTCTGAATACCTGAAAACGTTGGAGTCCATTTTGGATCGTACCATCACACAGTCTGATCTTGAGTTTGATGCCCGGCATATCTGGCACCCTTATGGGACAACGCCCAGCCAGTATGAACTGTTTGCCGTCGAAAGCGCTTCAGGGGTCAGGCTTCGCTTGAGTGATGGCAGAGAAGTGATTGATGGGATGTCTTCCTGGTGGTGTACGGTCCACGGCTATAATCATCCGGTTATGAATCAGGCCATTAAGGATCAGGTCGATTCAATGTCCCATGTCATGTTCGGTGGGTTGACCCATAAGCCCGCCATTGAACTGTCTCGCAGACTGGTTGAGTTGACACCCGAACCGATCAAAACCGTATTTTTTGCGGATTCAGGTTCTGTCGCTGTAGAAGTGGCCATCAAGATGGCCATGCAATATTGGCAATGCAGGGGCGAGATTAACAAGAACAAGTTGCTGACATTTAAAGGTGGATACTTTGGCGATACGACCGGGGGCATGGCGGTCTGTGATCCTGATAATGGTATGCACCATCTGTTTACTGGTATTCTGCCTGAACATCATTTTGTACCCCGGCCAGGCTGCGGCTTCGATGAGACATTTGAAGACCACCATATAGAAACTTTTCGCTCTGAACTGGAGTCCCTGAATCATCAGGTGGCCGCCGTTATTATTGAGCCTATCGTTCAGGGGGCTGGTGGGATGCATTTCTACTCCCCCGACTTTCTGAGAAAAGTCAGAGCACTCTGCGATGAGCATGAGGTCTTGCTGATTCATGATGAGATTGCCACGGGTTTTGGTCGAACCGGGAAAATGTTTGCCTGTGAACACGCCGATGTTATCCCGGATATCATGTGTGTAGGTAAAGCACTGACCGGTGGCTATATGACGTTATCTGCTGTGATGTGCACCGAAGAAGTCAGTAAGGCCATCTGTGACTCTGGTCCGATCATGCACGGTCCCACTTTCATGGCTAATCCTCTGGCTTGTGCAGCCGGTGTGGCGAGCATGGATATTTTATCCTCAGGTGAGTGGGGCAATCAGGTAGCCAACATAGAGAAAAAATTATGGGTTGGTCTCTCTCCCTGTAATGAGCTTGAGAGGGTGGCCAACGTAAGGGTTCTGGGAGCTATTGGTGTGGTTGAATTGAAAGAGCCGGTGGTGATGTCTGAAATTCAACCTCGTTTCCCTGAACAGGGTGTATGGGTCAGACCTTTCGGAAAGCTGGTTTATGTTATGCCACCTTACGTCATTTCAGATGAAGATCTGGGTACTCTTTGCAGGGCCATTTGTAAGGTAGTTGAGTCCATTCGTTAA
- a CDS encoding 6-carboxytetrahydropterin synthase, which yields MTALFVNQLTTLDFSFLSPERGVVGETWLVDVVLRGDLDEQGMVFDFGHVKKQIKASLDILADHRLLVPASHGAITVKTEGEECLSVKMQTSTGDVIECKAPAPAILLVHAQEITPEALTPFLEKTLLDELPDNVIGVELDIYPEQFSGPFYHYSHGLKKHLGDCQRIAHGHRSPIHIYLDGKRDPTLEADWAENWKDIYIATREDLLEKVTIGRRDHLRFGYTSDQGHFELTLAEDRCYLIDTDSTVELLAEHIATTLKAHTPNHSVRVVAFEGFNKGAVAEK from the coding sequence ATGACCGCACTGTTCGTCAATCAACTCACCACTCTTGATTTCAGTTTCCTTTCGCCGGAGCGCGGGGTTGTAGGGGAAACCTGGCTGGTCGATGTCGTGCTACGGGGCGATCTGGATGAACAGGGCATGGTCTTTGACTTCGGCCATGTCAAAAAGCAGATCAAAGCTTCTCTGGACATTCTTGCTGACCACCGCCTGCTTGTACCTGCTTCTCACGGAGCAATAACCGTCAAAACAGAGGGCGAGGAATGCCTTTCTGTCAAAATGCAGACCAGCACCGGTGATGTCATCGAATGCAAGGCTCCCGCCCCTGCAATTTTACTGGTCCATGCTCAGGAAATAACCCCCGAAGCTCTTACCCCCTTTCTCGAAAAAACCTTGCTGGATGAACTGCCAGACAACGTCATTGGTGTTGAACTGGATATTTATCCTGAACAGTTTTCCGGTCCTTTCTACCACTACAGCCACGGCCTGAAAAAACATCTGGGCGACTGCCAGAGAATTGCCCATGGCCACCGCTCTCCTATCCACATCTATCTGGACGGAAAGCGGGACCCGACGCTCGAAGCGGACTGGGCCGAAAACTGGAAAGATATCTACATTGCTACCCGTGAAGACCTGCTGGAAAAAGTGACCATAGGCAGGCGGGATCACCTTCGTTTTGGCTATACCTCTGACCAGGGCCACTTCGAGCTGACTCTGGCAGAAGACCGCTGCTACCTGATTGATACTGACAGTACCGTGGAACTTCTGGCAGAACACATCGCAACAACGCTGAAAGCCCATACCCCGAATCACTCAGTCCGGGTTGTAGCTTTTGAAGGGTTTAATAAGGGCGCTGTGGCGGAAAAATAA